A stretch of the Trichocoleus desertorum ATA4-8-CV12 genome encodes the following:
- the sppA gene encoding signal peptide peptidase SppA, whose amino-acid sequence MRDFLKYTFASLAGLILFCSLGVGGLIFLFIAAAAVDSGPQVRNKSVLTFDLSLNITDSKPATSTSQAISEALSNDSTESISLQTVLQTIDRAAKDDRVIALYLYSNGNSSTSSGLATLKEVREALERFRAKGKKIIAYDTEWSEREYYLSSIANTIALNPFGSMELNGFSSQPTFYTGALQKYGIGVQVTRVGKYKSAVEPFLLTKQSPASREQTAKLLGDLWSEFSTTVSKDRKLKPQQIQAIADSQGILLAEEALQRRLVDKVAYFDEVVADLKQMTDSDEDDRSFRQISLPTYARTVEDTKKASGNQVAVVYAEGDIVEGIGSPSSVGGDRLARQLRELRLNDDVKAVVLRVNSPGGSVTASEVIQREVVLIKKAKPIVVSMGDVAASGGYWISTYADQIFAEPNTITGSIGVFGLLPNVQKLANTQGVTWDVVKTARFADSETITRPRTPQELAVHQRVVDRIYDRFITKVAESRKLPKQKVATLAQGRVWSGTSAKQLGLVDAIGGLNAAVEDAAKRAKLGDNWKLEEYPKTRTFEERILKKLVGDPTAQAGEKAIEKADPFTAEFLKMQQDLSTLKAFNDPLGVYARLPIDLRIE is encoded by the coding sequence ATGCGTGACTTTCTCAAATACACCTTCGCTAGTTTGGCAGGACTCATCCTCTTTTGCAGCTTGGGAGTGGGGGGACTCATCTTTTTGTTCATTGCGGCTGCGGCGGTTGACTCTGGCCCTCAGGTGAGAAATAAGTCCGTTCTGACATTTGATTTATCTTTAAATATTACAGATTCTAAGCCTGCCACTAGTACCAGTCAGGCGATTAGTGAAGCGCTCTCGAATGACAGTACTGAGTCCATCTCTTTACAGACCGTCCTGCAAACGATTGATCGAGCGGCTAAAGATGACCGCGTCATCGCTCTTTATTTGTATAGCAATGGCAATTCCAGCACTAGTTCCGGTTTAGCGACTTTGAAGGAAGTGCGGGAAGCACTAGAGCGGTTTCGGGCTAAGGGCAAAAAGATCATTGCCTATGACACAGAGTGGAGTGAGCGAGAGTATTATCTAAGCTCGATCGCGAATACCATAGCGCTCAACCCGTTTGGCTCGATGGAACTGAATGGTTTTAGTTCTCAGCCAACTTTTTACACCGGAGCTTTGCAAAAATATGGCATTGGCGTTCAGGTTACTAGAGTTGGCAAATACAAGTCGGCGGTAGAACCCTTCCTCCTCACCAAGCAAAGCCCTGCTAGCCGTGAACAAACGGCCAAGCTGCTAGGAGACCTCTGGAGCGAGTTTTCCACCACCGTCAGCAAGGACCGCAAACTCAAGCCTCAGCAAATACAAGCGATCGCAGATAGCCAAGGCATTTTACTCGCCGAGGAAGCCTTACAGCGACGCTTAGTCGATAAAGTTGCTTACTTCGACGAAGTAGTAGCTGACCTGAAGCAAATGACAGACAGCGACGAAGACGACCGCTCCTTCCGCCAGATTAGCTTGCCGACCTATGCCAGAACAGTCGAGGACACCAAGAAGGCTTCTGGCAACCAAGTCGCAGTGGTTTATGCCGAAGGCGACATTGTAGAAGGCATTGGTAGCCCTAGCTCAGTCGGAGGCGATCGCTTAGCTAGACAACTGCGAGAACTACGACTCAACGATGATGTCAAAGCGGTGGTGCTACGGGTGAACAGCCCCGGTGGGAGCGTCACTGCCTCCGAAGTGATTCAGCGAGAAGTCGTCTTGATCAAGAAAGCCAAACCCATTGTGGTTTCAATGGGAGATGTGGCCGCTTCCGGTGGCTATTGGATCTCCACCTACGCTGACCAGATTTTTGCCGAACCAAACACGATCACTGGCTCCATTGGCGTGTTTGGCCTCTTGCCCAACGTGCAAAAGCTAGCGAACACCCAAGGAGTGACTTGGGACGTGGTGAAGACCGCCCGCTTTGCCGATAGTGAGACCATTACCCGCCCTAGAACTCCCCAAGAATTAGCTGTGCACCAGCGCGTCGTGGATCGAATCTATGACCGATTTATTACCAAAGTTGCCGAATCTCGCAAACTACCCAAACAAAAAGTAGCAACCCTAGCCCAAGGACGAGTGTGGTCAGGCACATCTGCCAAACAACTCGGCTTAGTCGATGCGATCGGTGGCCTCAATGCTGCCGTCGAAGATGCCGCCAAGCGAGCCAAACTAGGCGATAACTGGAAACTAGAGGAATACCCTAAAACCCGCACCTTCGAAGAACGAATTCTCAAGAAACTGGTAGGTGACCCAACAGCCCAAGCTGGCGAAAAAGCGATTGAAAAAGCCGATCCCTTCACAGCCGAGTTTCTCAAGATGCAACAAGACCTGTCCACCCTAAAAGCCTTCAACGACCCCCTTGGCGTTTATGCCCGTCTACCCATCGACCTCCGCATCGAATAA
- the fni gene encoding type 2 isopentenyl-diphosphate Delta-isomerase, whose protein sequence is MNAPLTSSTETQSRKADHIRICLDENVQCHQATNGLERYRFTHCCLPEIDRSEINLTTQFLGKTLAAPLLISSMTGGTELAKTINYRLATVAQHYKIAMGVGSQRVAVENPEVAPTFNVRSLAPDILLFANLGAVQLNYSYGLDQCLRVIDWLEADALILHLNPLQECVQSKGDTNFRGLLAKIAMLCEKLPVPVIAKEVGNGISATMAQKLIEAGVQVIDVAGAGGTSWAKVESERAIDAKQRRLGATFAEWGLPTAECITTIRAIAPTIPLIASGGLRDGLEVAKAIALGADLAGLAQPFLQAACESETALAELAEVLIAEIETVLFCTGNPTIEALRRSQALELKS, encoded by the coding sequence GTGAACGCGCCCCTTACTTCCTCCACCGAAACCCAATCCCGCAAAGCCGATCACATCCGCATCTGTTTAGATGAAAATGTGCAATGTCATCAGGCGACCAATGGACTAGAGCGCTATCGCTTTACCCATTGCTGTCTGCCAGAGATTGACCGCAGCGAGATTAACCTAACGACTCAATTTCTAGGTAAAACACTGGCGGCTCCCTTGCTGATTTCCTCCATGACAGGCGGCACGGAGCTAGCCAAAACCATTAATTACCGCTTAGCCACCGTCGCACAGCACTACAAAATCGCGATGGGGGTTGGTTCCCAGCGGGTTGCAGTCGAGAACCCAGAAGTTGCGCCGACCTTCAATGTGCGATCGCTCGCCCCCGACATTTTGCTATTCGCTAACCTGGGAGCAGTGCAACTGAACTACAGCTACGGCCTAGATCAATGTTTGCGAGTGATTGATTGGCTAGAAGCCGACGCCCTAATTCTGCACCTGAATCCACTGCAAGAGTGTGTGCAGAGCAAAGGAGATACCAATTTCCGAGGTCTGTTGGCCAAAATTGCGATGCTGTGCGAGAAGTTACCTGTCCCGGTGATTGCCAAAGAAGTGGGCAATGGTATCTCGGCAACAATGGCGCAAAAGCTAATCGAAGCAGGAGTGCAAGTTATTGATGTGGCGGGTGCAGGTGGGACTTCCTGGGCCAAGGTGGAGAGTGAACGGGCTATAGATGCCAAACAACGACGCTTAGGGGCTACGTTTGCCGAATGGGGCTTGCCCACCGCAGAATGCATCACCACCATCCGGGCGATCGCCCCGACCATTCCCCTGATTGCCTCCGGTGGTTTGCGCGATGGCTTAGAAGTGGCTAAAGCGATCGCCCTAGGCGCAGACTTGGCAGGTTTGGCCCAGCCCTTCTTGCAGGCAGCTTGTGAGTCGGAAACCGCTTTAGCAGAACTGGCAGAGGTGCTGATTGCGGAGATCGAAACAGTGCTCTTCTGTACAGGCAACCCCACCATCGAAGCGCTCAGGCGATCGCAAGCTCTGGAATTAAAGTCGTAA
- a CDS encoding LapA family protein — MVPLLTSLILTAWVVAIAIISVQNFAPVSFEFLLFKSVEIPFGIVLAFSVGLGVVGMAFVQLLWGLSSSIQGYSAAPTGGGGNAQSDDSWSEDW; from the coding sequence ATGGTTCCTCTCCTCACCTCACTAATCCTCACTGCCTGGGTGGTGGCGATCGCCATTATTTCGGTGCAGAATTTTGCGCCTGTTTCTTTTGAGTTTCTGCTGTTTAAGTCGGTGGAGATTCCGTTTGGGATTGTGCTGGCGTTTAGTGTGGGTCTGGGTGTGGTTGGTATGGCTTTTGTACAGCTACTCTGGGGTTTGAGCAGCTCTATTCAGGGTTATTCTGCGGCTCCAACGGGTGGGGGCGGCAACGCTCAGAGCGATGATAGCTGGTCGGAAGATTGGTAA
- a CDS encoding alpha/beta fold hydrolase, whose amino-acid sequence MPPASNTSAVTRTDLIALTWNWQGFPISYHTQGDRGPAVVLVHGFGASWGHWRKNIPALATTCRVYALDLIGFGGSAKPKPGSLQPGEQIEYTMETWGQQVADFCQEVVGEPAFLVGNSIGCIVAMQAAVDRPAIALGVALLNCSLRLLHDRKRLGLPWHRRVGAPVLQRLLGVSWIGQFFFSRLAQRKVVRKILLQAYRDPAAVSDELVDLLMAPTVDTGAAAVFLAFTRYSQGPLPEDLLPVLPCPAIILWGAEDPWEPIALGQEFAKFPQVEQFIPLEGLGHCPQDEAPERVNLILQEWILAKAATHSAEAVS is encoded by the coding sequence ATGCCCCCCGCTTCTAATACCTCAGCCGTGACCCGCACTGATCTCATTGCCTTGACCTGGAACTGGCAGGGATTTCCGATTTCCTACCATACCCAAGGCGATCGCGGTCCTGCCGTGGTTCTGGTACATGGCTTCGGTGCCTCCTGGGGACACTGGCGCAAGAATATTCCCGCTCTAGCCACCACCTGCCGAGTTTACGCCCTAGACCTAATTGGGTTTGGCGGTTCAGCTAAACCGAAACCCGGTTCGTTGCAGCCCGGTGAGCAAATTGAGTACACGATGGAAACTTGGGGGCAACAAGTTGCGGATTTCTGCCAAGAGGTCGTGGGTGAACCTGCTTTCTTAGTAGGGAATTCGATTGGTTGTATTGTGGCGATGCAAGCAGCGGTGGATCGACCAGCGATCGCCTTGGGGGTAGCTTTACTCAACTGTTCCTTACGTCTGCTGCACGATCGCAAGCGGTTGGGATTGCCTTGGCATCGTCGAGTGGGTGCCCCGGTGCTACAGCGTCTACTTGGCGTGAGCTGGATTGGACAGTTCTTTTTTAGCCGCTTAGCCCAACGAAAAGTGGTGCGGAAAATTTTGTTGCAGGCGTATCGAGATCCCGCAGCAGTTTCGGATGAACTAGTGGATTTATTGATGGCTCCTACCGTGGATACGGGAGCGGCGGCAGTCTTCCTGGCCTTTACTCGCTACTCCCAAGGGCCATTGCCAGAAGATTTGCTCCCTGTCCTACCTTGCCCTGCCATTATTCTCTGGGGTGCCGAAGATCCTTGGGAGCCGATCGCTTTGGGGCAGGAGTTTGCCAAGTTTCCTCAGGTAGAGCAGTTTATCCCCCTCGAAGGGTTGGGACACTGCCCGCAAGATGAAGCCCCGGAGCGAGTGAATCTAATCTTGCAGGAGTGGATTTTGGCAAAAGCGGCGACTCACTCAGCAGAAGCTGTTTCTTAG
- a CDS encoding DUF3287 domain-containing protein — MPQRPSRPNIITPKISTMPRQQTEATVYLDVYKLVVERRRLEQERQKIEQRSQQINQRMTQLDQEIAALETTLQQLRSKTIPEARPLPAPTSGQPEPFDMLFLEY, encoded by the coding sequence ATGCCACAAAGACCTAGCCGCCCCAATATCATCACCCCTAAGATCAGCACAATGCCGCGTCAGCAAACAGAAGCGACGGTATATCTAGATGTCTATAAGCTGGTAGTAGAGCGCAGACGACTGGAACAGGAACGGCAAAAAATTGAACAGCGTAGCCAGCAAATCAATCAGCGGATGACACAACTGGATCAAGAAATTGCGGCGCTGGAAACAACTTTGCAGCAGCTACGGTCAAAGACAATTCCAGAAGCACGGCCTCTTCCCGCGCCTACCAGTGGTCAGCCAGAACCTTTTGATATGTTGTTCTTGGAATATTAA
- a CDS encoding RrF2 family transcriptional regulator, which produces MKLTTRGHYSVKALLDLSLQPGYGPTSVNAIARRQDLPAPYLEKLLIEMRRAGLVNSLRGAQGGYQLARSPAQISLGQILEAVGETVDPLPRYAPDAEQAEDWVTFTLWNRLHQKLKEALYSISLEDLYYDARSWQASQGESTSFVV; this is translated from the coding sequence ATGAAGCTAACAACCCGTGGTCATTACAGCGTCAAAGCTCTGCTAGATCTAAGCTTGCAACCGGGTTACGGTCCTACCTCCGTCAATGCGATCGCCCGTCGCCAAGATTTGCCTGCCCCTTATCTAGAAAAGCTGTTGATTGAAATGCGTCGAGCGGGGTTGGTGAATTCACTCCGAGGGGCTCAAGGAGGCTACCAACTAGCGCGATCGCCTGCCCAAATCTCTCTAGGGCAAATCTTGGAAGCGGTCGGTGAAACGGTTGACCCCTTGCCACGTTACGCCCCAGATGCAGAACAAGCCGAGGATTGGGTGACATTTACCCTCTGGAATCGCTTACATCAAAAGTTGAAAGAGGCGCTATACAGTATTTCCTTAGAAGACCTTTACTATGATGCCCGAAGCTGGCAAGCATCTCAAGGAGAATCGACAAGTTTTGTCGTTTAG
- a CDS encoding DUF427 domain-containing protein, whose protein sequence is MNRERLIPGPGQESVWDYPRPPRLEDSPKHIQVVFNGVIIADTHQAKRVLETSHPPVYYLPPTDIHSDYLIPLAQTSWCEWKGRAGYYTVAVGDRQAPNAAWFYPDPTPAFESIKDYVAFYPHLMEACYVNGEPVQPQPGNFYGGWITSDIAGPFKGASGTWGW, encoded by the coding sequence GTGAACCGTGAGCGCCTTATCCCTGGCCCAGGACAAGAATCAGTCTGGGACTACCCTCGCCCCCCCCGCTTAGAAGACTCACCCAAACATATCCAGGTGGTCTTTAACGGAGTCATCATTGCAGATACCCATCAAGCCAAGCGAGTCCTAGAAACCAGCCATCCCCCTGTTTATTACCTGCCACCCACTGATATTCACTCCGACTATCTCATCCCCTTGGCCCAAACTTCCTGGTGCGAATGGAAAGGGCGAGCAGGCTACTACACCGTGGCAGTAGGCGATCGCCAAGCTCCAAATGCTGCTTGGTTTTACCCCGACCCCACCCCTGCTTTTGAGTCAATTAAGGACTATGTGGCGTTTTACCCCCACTTGATGGAAGCTTGCTACGTCAATGGTGAGCCAGTTCAGCCCCAACCAGGAAACTTTTACGGCGGTTGGATCACCTCCGATATTGCGGGGCCTTTCAAGGGCGCATCAGGGACTTGGGGTTGGTAA
- a CDS encoding phosphoglucomutase/phosphomannomutase family protein: MSAGSNSKAIKFGTDGWRGIIADDFTFANVRRVTRAIASYLKTAYSQDRPVLIGYDTRFLADQFAQTAAEVLAELGWTVKVVDRDCPTPVIAYNARHLNSAGALMFTASHNPAPYCGIKYIPDYAGPATTEITDTIVANIEGASDAPASTKNGDRISTFDPKPEYLQFIYTLLDVERIRSAKLKVKYDALYSTSRGYLDEVLMHCGCEIEAFHTYRDVLFGGGMPEPKGEQLEELVAAVKRDHADLGLATDGDSDRFGIVDEQGNVLTPNTVLLLLARHLVQNKGKRGAIVRTVATTHLLDNFAAKYGLEIHETAVGFKYVGQKMRETTVLIGGEESGGLSIIDHIPEKDGVLADMLVAEAIAYAGKPLSQLVTEVIAEAGGPLYNKRLDLHLENPHKEAVLESFTKNPPSEVAGIKVKEVGRKDGIKLYLEDGSWVLLRPSGTEPLMRVYMETNSPEKETQIAQHMDQVIHQIQPVGV, encoded by the coding sequence ATGAGTGCAGGCAGCAATTCGAAAGCGATTAAGTTTGGTACGGATGGATGGCGAGGGATCATTGCTGACGACTTTACCTTTGCTAATGTGCGGCGGGTAACACGCGCGATCGCCAGCTATCTCAAAACCGCTTATTCTCAGGATCGACCCGTTTTAATTGGCTATGACACTCGCTTCCTAGCAGATCAGTTTGCGCAAACGGCTGCTGAAGTGTTGGCAGAGTTAGGTTGGACTGTCAAAGTTGTGGACCGGGACTGCCCAACGCCTGTCATTGCCTATAACGCTCGTCACCTAAACTCAGCCGGAGCGCTCATGTTCACGGCGAGTCACAATCCTGCCCCCTACTGTGGGATTAAGTACATTCCTGACTATGCGGGTCCTGCAACGACCGAAATTACAGATACGATTGTCGCCAATATTGAAGGCGCGAGTGATGCCCCTGCATCGACTAAAAACGGCGATCGCATTTCCACCTTTGACCCGAAGCCAGAGTATTTACAGTTCATCTACACGCTTTTGGATGTCGAGCGAATTCGCAGCGCTAAGCTCAAAGTTAAGTATGACGCGCTTTACTCCACGTCACGGGGTTACTTAGATGAAGTGCTGATGCACTGTGGCTGTGAAATAGAAGCGTTCCACACTTACAGAGATGTGCTGTTTGGTGGGGGTATGCCTGAGCCCAAAGGGGAGCAGCTAGAAGAATTGGTTGCAGCCGTGAAGCGCGATCACGCGGATCTGGGCTTGGCGACGGATGGAGATAGCGATCGCTTTGGCATTGTGGATGAGCAAGGCAATGTCTTGACGCCTAACACGGTGCTGCTGTTGTTGGCTCGCCATTTAGTGCAAAACAAAGGCAAAAGGGGGGCAATTGTTCGGACTGTAGCCACAACCCATTTGCTAGATAATTTTGCCGCTAAATATGGCTTGGAAATTCACGAAACGGCGGTCGGCTTTAAGTATGTCGGTCAGAAGATGCGGGAAACTACTGTCTTGATCGGTGGTGAGGAGTCGGGTGGTCTCAGCATCATTGACCATATCCCTGAAAAAGATGGGGTTTTGGCAGACATGCTGGTGGCGGAGGCGATCGCTTATGCAGGTAAGCCTTTGAGCCAGTTGGTAACAGAAGTGATCGCAGAGGCAGGTGGCCCGCTCTACAACAAGCGTCTCGACTTGCACTTGGAAAACCCTCACAAGGAAGCGGTATTAGAATCTTTTACTAAGAATCCACCGTCGGAAGTGGCAGGGATTAAGGTGAAAGAGGTAGGCCGCAAGGATGGCATTAAGCTTTACCTGGAAGACGGTAGCTGGGTGTTGTTACGTCCCTCTGGAACTGAGCCGTTGATGCGGGTTTATATGGAGACAAATTCTCCTGAGAAGGAAACCCAAATTGCTCAGCATATGGATCAGGTGATTCATCAGATTCAACCTGTGGGTGTGTAA
- a CDS encoding LCP family protein, translated as MLSATAGALLAVSLATTPLMQSKLSPEEAAVFGRGESISSNPNFRLPQLTRPVSILLLGAKVLSTDVANPPANARDLGYHATLNSFEGLTDTMLLIRFDPDTKKLAVLSIPRDTRTYVEGYGVTKINEANYYGGPALSAKATSELLDGVGIDRYVRVNVQGIEKLIDALGGVTVYVPNDMKYQDDSQHLYINLKAGKHHLNGNQALQFLRFRYDENGDIGRIQRQQMLMRALMEQALNPTTLARVPKILSVIQSHLDTNLSVEELMALVGFATQTNRSNVQMLMVPGDFSAPSEYQASYWIPDHDRIQSIMAQHFNLGGGSALPTNPAYLRVAIQDSTRESAATEGLMNTLTEAGYSNVSVNNPWSEPLNVTRIVAQQGDAESAEALRQVLGVGEVRIESTGAIQSDVTIQIGKDWLRQNSR; from the coding sequence ATGTTATCGGCAACGGCTGGAGCTTTGCTGGCTGTGTCTCTGGCAACCACACCTTTAATGCAGAGTAAGCTCAGCCCAGAAGAAGCGGCGGTGTTTGGTCGAGGCGAAAGCATTTCCAGCAATCCTAACTTCCGCTTACCCCAACTCACACGTCCCGTTAGCATCCTGCTGTTAGGTGCCAAGGTGCTCTCGACGGATGTAGCAAACCCGCCTGCTAACGCCCGTGACTTGGGTTACCACGCGACCCTCAACTCTTTTGAAGGTCTAACCGACACCATGCTGTTGATTCGGTTTGACCCAGATACCAAGAAGCTGGCAGTCTTATCCATTCCCCGTGACACCCGCACCTATGTAGAAGGCTACGGGGTGACGAAAATTAATGAAGCGAACTACTACGGGGGTCCTGCCCTCAGCGCTAAAGCGACTAGTGAGCTATTAGACGGGGTGGGCATCGATCGCTATGTCCGCGTCAACGTTCAAGGCATTGAAAAACTGATCGATGCTTTGGGTGGGGTCACCGTCTACGTCCCCAATGACATGAAGTACCAAGATGACAGCCAGCACCTCTACATCAATCTTAAAGCTGGCAAACATCACTTAAATGGCAACCAGGCTCTGCAATTTCTGCGGTTCCGCTACGACGAGAATGGCGATATTGGCCGTATTCAACGCCAGCAAATGCTGATGCGGGCCTTGATGGAGCAAGCTCTCAACCCTACCACCCTGGCTCGTGTTCCCAAAATTCTGTCTGTGATTCAATCGCATCTCGACACCAATCTGAGCGTCGAAGAACTCATGGCTTTGGTCGGATTTGCCACGCAGACAAACCGCTCCAATGTGCAAATGTTGATGGTTCCTGGCGACTTTAGCGCTCCGAGTGAATACCAAGCGAGTTATTGGATTCCTGACCACGATCGCATTCAATCCATCATGGCGCAGCACTTTAATCTCGGTGGAGGCAGCGCTCTACCCACGAATCCGGCTTATCTCCGCGTGGCCATTCAAGACAGCACCCGTGAGTCTGCCGCTACAGAAGGACTGATGAATACGCTCACCGAGGCAGGCTACTCCAATGTTTCAGTCAATAACCCTTGGAGTGAGCCTTTGAATGTGACTCGGATTGTGGCCCAACAAGGAGATGCAGAAAGCGCTGAAGCCTTACGACAAGTCTTAGGCGTGGGGGAAGTCCGAATTGAGAGTACAGGGGCTATCCAATCGGATGTCACCATTCAAATTGGCAAAGACTGGCTCCGCCAAAACAGCCGCTAA
- the pyrR gene encoding bifunctional pyr operon transcriptional regulator/uracil phosphoribosyltransferase PyrR, with protein MASEIIEILSAEELRRTLTRLASQIVEKANDLSQLVLLGVRTRGVPLAHALARQIEVLEQVKVPVGALDITFYRDDLDEIGVRTPDKTDIPFDLAGKTVVLVDDVIYKGRTIRAALNAVNDYGRPPEIWLAVLVDRGHRELPIHPDFTGKKLPTAKEEKVKVYLQDLDGRDGVELVPRKPDSWGG; from the coding sequence ATGGCCTCTGAAATCATAGAAATTCTCTCAGCAGAGGAATTGCGTCGGACTTTAACCCGACTGGCCTCTCAAATTGTCGAAAAAGCCAATGATTTGTCTCAGTTAGTGCTGCTAGGAGTTCGTACCAGAGGCGTACCCTTAGCTCACGCATTAGCGCGACAAATCGAGGTTCTAGAGCAGGTAAAAGTGCCAGTGGGAGCTTTGGATATCACGTTTTATCGAGATGATTTAGATGAAATTGGGGTGCGTACTCCCGATAAAACCGATATTCCCTTTGATTTAGCTGGGAAAACAGTGGTCTTAGTAGATGACGTGATCTATAAGGGACGGACGATTCGAGCGGCCCTAAATGCAGTGAATGATTATGGTAGACCTCCAGAAATTTGGCTGGCCGTTTTAGTCGATCGCGGGCATCGAGAGCTGCCGATTCACCCAGATTTCACCGGGAAAAAACTACCCACCGCAAAAGAAGAGAAAGTGAAAGTCTACCTACAAGACTTGGATGGTCGAGATGGGGTAGAGCTGGTGCCTCGCAAGCCTGATAGTTGGGGTGGCTAA
- the cbiB gene encoding adenosylcobinamide-phosphate synthase CbiB translates to MTSGVSFFSSFFAALESFTTPSTIALLVLAIAALIDYTIGDPWGWPHPVRVMGWAIARYQQLVFRYLKSATGQRLAGVCLGLGLVIGSGCVGWAIATGATWLNSGLGVAVQSILLASCFAGRSLRSAAEDVLQPLSSGDLAQARTRLSFYVGRDTENLSELEVLRAVLETVTENATDGVMAPLFYALLGATLPGVGVVPLAIAYKAASTLDSMVGYKEAPYTHLGWFSAQMEDRLTWLPCRLVVLTLALLSRKPGYVWRICRRDAIADASPNSGWSECAYAAILGVQMGGTNWYRGVAKQKPLLGEPIHAITPERIHQALQLTRISFLVWLGLGILSLSLWSGIVFSTV, encoded by the coding sequence ATGACTTCAGGAGTATCTTTTTTTAGCTCTTTCTTCGCAGCTTTAGAATCATTCACTACACCATCCACGATCGCCCTTTTAGTGTTAGCGATCGCGGCTTTGATTGATTACACCATCGGAGATCCTTGGGGCTGGCCCCATCCAGTGCGAGTCATGGGCTGGGCGATCGCTCGGTACCAACAATTAGTGTTTCGTTACCTCAAGTCAGCCACGGGACAGCGGTTGGCAGGGGTGTGCTTGGGGCTTGGGCTGGTGATTGGCAGCGGCTGCGTTGGTTGGGCGATTGCTACAGGTGCCACCTGGCTCAATTCAGGACTAGGAGTCGCCGTTCAAAGCATTCTATTGGCATCCTGTTTCGCGGGGCGGAGTTTGAGATCTGCGGCTGAAGATGTGTTGCAGCCTTTATCCAGTGGGGATTTAGCACAGGCGCGTACTCGGTTGAGCTTTTATGTAGGACGAGATACGGAGAACTTATCAGAGCTGGAAGTGTTACGAGCTGTATTGGAAACCGTCACGGAAAATGCCACGGATGGGGTGATGGCTCCCTTGTTCTATGCCCTGCTCGGTGCCACATTGCCTGGAGTCGGAGTAGTGCCTTTAGCGATCGCCTATAAAGCTGCCAGCACCTTAGACTCAATGGTGGGCTACAAAGAAGCACCCTACACTCACTTGGGTTGGTTTAGTGCCCAGATGGAAGATCGCTTGACTTGGCTACCCTGCCGCTTGGTCGTGCTGACCCTGGCCTTACTCTCCAGAAAACCAGGCTATGTGTGGCGGATTTGTCGAAGAGACGCGATCGCCGATGCCAGCCCTAACTCTGGTTGGAGTGAGTGTGCCTATGCAGCAATTTTAGGTGTGCAAATGGGAGGCACCAATTGGTATCGCGGCGTTGCCAAGCAAAAACCTTTGCTAGGAGAGCCAATTCACGCAATTACGCCCGAACGAATTCACCAAGCCTTGCAACTCACCCGCATCAGCTTTCTGGTTTGGTTAGGATTAGGAATTCTTAGTCTAAGTCTGTGGTCTGGAATAGTTTTTTCTACAGTCTAG